A region of Reichenbachiella carrageenanivorans DNA encodes the following proteins:
- a CDS encoding transglutaminase family protein yields the protein MAIHAAIKHSTGYTYDRLVTMSPQVIRLRPAPHTRTPVVGYSIKIYPENHFINWQQDPFGNYLARIVFPDQIKEFRVDVEVIIEMKVINPFDFFMEESADKFPFSYHTDLKKELAPYLEVSETGPQLEQWVEEIKSFYGLNTVDFLVSVNQKLYQQIAYTIRLETGIQSPDETLTKALGSCRDSAWVLVQALRHLGLATRFVSGYLVQLKPDKKSVDGASGPEEDFTDLHAWCEVYIPGAGWIGLDSTSGLFAGEGHIPLCCTPEPASASPITGFTTPAEVKFSYANQVFRIHEDPRITKPYSDDEWQRIHALGEFVEDKLHRNDVRLTMGGEPTVVSIKDMESEQWNTNADGEDKRKMAFELADKLSQAFGKGNALIHIGQGKWYPGEPVPRWQYGIYWRKDGLPLVNDARVYGDPNEDYGYTFKQAEGLMKEITLQLKLPLFNVQPAYEDVYYYLWQEDKLPININPLRVNLSDSLERKTMSGVIKNGLNNPVGFVLPLEWNFELNSWLSCAWEFRQKQLYLVPGNSPMGLRLPLESLPHMVPAQRKQEVERSLFEELGNLPDYHNQIKQQQQSDTKSFEKIPKDWLYPKEKNEAKEGQKDEGFFVVKKKKEEKDTFEPEFRAHTIKTALGVEARNGALYVFFPPFKHVEQYLELLAIVEAAAAKLSLKVLIEGYEPPRDNRIEKLVVTPDPGVIEINIHPAKSWKEVTRNYDILFRSAEQVGLGTEKFMLDGRHIGSGGGHHITLGGTTPADSPLLRKPGVLKSFLIFWQNHPGLSYLFSGAFIGPTSQAPRIDEGKPDQLYELEIALNQIEEGEEVPFWLVDRLLRNILVDITGNTHRAEFCIDKLYSPDSSTGRLGILELRAFEMPPDERMCVVQLLLVRTLFAWFWEKPYKQKLIRWGTELHDKFMLHHYVKEDMLDICEQLNSDGFSFNPDWLEPFFEFRFPLVGRIQKKGINLSLRTGIEPWQVLGEEMSSTGTARFVDSSVERIELKVSGLNEERYAILCNAQRVPVRSTERNEEFVAGIRYKAWAPPSALHPTIPVDVPLVFDIYDLWNKKSIGGCTYYVSHPGGRNYDTYPVNAYEAESRRESRFFNFGHSQGDAKNKIETKTQLSNVGYRYVDEQYSTNIENVPMVKPETDKEFPYTFDLRRSRKSS from the coding sequence ATGGCCATACATGCAGCAATTAAACATAGTACAGGATATACTTATGATAGGTTGGTCACTATGTCACCGCAAGTGATTCGCCTTCGTCCGGCCCCTCATACTCGTACTCCAGTTGTAGGGTATTCGATAAAAATCTACCCTGAGAATCATTTTATCAATTGGCAACAAGATCCATTTGGCAACTATTTGGCTCGTATAGTTTTTCCAGATCAGATCAAAGAATTTCGAGTAGATGTAGAAGTAATTATTGAAATGAAAGTGATCAACCCATTTGATTTCTTCATGGAGGAAAGCGCAGATAAATTTCCGTTTTCATATCATACGGACCTTAAAAAGGAACTTGCGCCCTACCTAGAAGTATCAGAGACTGGACCACAATTAGAACAGTGGGTAGAAGAAATCAAGAGCTTTTATGGTTTGAATACAGTTGATTTCTTGGTATCTGTCAACCAAAAACTTTACCAACAGATTGCCTATACTATACGTTTGGAGACAGGGATTCAATCACCAGATGAAACTTTGACTAAGGCCTTAGGGTCATGCAGAGATTCTGCTTGGGTGCTGGTTCAGGCGTTGCGTCATCTAGGTTTGGCTACTCGCTTTGTTTCTGGCTATTTAGTCCAGCTCAAGCCAGACAAAAAGAGCGTAGATGGAGCATCAGGCCCAGAAGAAGACTTTACAGATTTGCATGCATGGTGTGAAGTGTATATTCCGGGTGCTGGGTGGATTGGATTGGATTCTACCTCAGGATTATTTGCTGGCGAAGGACATATTCCGCTGTGCTGTACGCCAGAGCCTGCGAGCGCCTCTCCCATTACTGGGTTTACCACTCCTGCAGAAGTTAAGTTTTCTTATGCTAATCAAGTTTTTCGTATTCATGAAGACCCAAGGATAACTAAGCCATACTCGGACGACGAATGGCAACGTATTCATGCACTTGGAGAGTTCGTCGAAGACAAGTTGCATCGCAACGATGTAAGATTGACCATGGGAGGCGAACCTACCGTCGTGTCTATCAAGGACATGGAGAGTGAGCAATGGAATACTAATGCAGATGGTGAAGACAAACGTAAAATGGCGTTTGAATTGGCTGACAAATTGAGTCAGGCGTTTGGGAAAGGAAATGCATTGATTCACATCGGTCAGGGCAAATGGTATCCAGGAGAACCTGTACCTAGGTGGCAATATGGTATCTATTGGAGAAAGGATGGTTTGCCTCTGGTAAACGATGCTAGAGTATATGGTGACCCTAACGAAGACTATGGGTATACATTTAAGCAGGCTGAGGGATTGATGAAAGAAATCACTTTACAGCTCAAACTGCCACTATTCAATGTGCAGCCTGCCTATGAAGATGTTTATTATTATCTATGGCAAGAGGACAAACTACCGATCAATATCAATCCCTTACGAGTCAATCTCTCCGATTCATTGGAAAGAAAAACCATGTCTGGAGTGATCAAAAATGGCTTAAACAACCCTGTAGGTTTTGTTTTGCCTTTGGAGTGGAATTTTGAGTTAAACTCATGGCTGAGTTGTGCTTGGGAGTTTAGGCAAAAACAATTATATCTAGTCCCTGGCAATTCACCTATGGGACTACGTCTGCCATTGGAATCATTGCCACATATGGTGCCAGCACAGCGAAAACAAGAGGTTGAGCGAAGTTTGTTTGAAGAACTGGGAAACCTTCCAGATTATCACAATCAGATCAAACAACAGCAACAAAGCGATACTAAAAGCTTTGAGAAAATACCCAAGGATTGGTTGTATCCTAAAGAAAAAAACGAAGCCAAAGAAGGTCAAAAAGATGAGGGTTTCTTTGTTGTAAAAAAGAAAAAAGAGGAGAAAGATACTTTCGAACCCGAGTTTAGAGCGCATACAATCAAGACAGCTTTGGGAGTAGAAGCACGAAATGGTGCATTATATGTGTTTTTTCCTCCATTCAAACATGTAGAGCAATACTTAGAGTTGCTAGCCATTGTAGAAGCAGCGGCAGCTAAATTGTCTCTAAAGGTATTGATCGAAGGCTATGAACCACCGCGTGACAATCGTATCGAAAAATTGGTAGTCACCCCAGACCCTGGAGTGATTGAGATCAATATACATCCAGCCAAAAGCTGGAAAGAAGTCACAAGAAATTATGATATCCTGTTCCGTTCTGCAGAACAAGTTGGGTTGGGTACAGAGAAGTTTATGCTGGATGGCAGGCACATTGGTTCTGGTGGTGGTCACCATATTACCCTTGGCGGTACCACTCCCGCAGATAGTCCATTATTAAGAAAGCCGGGTGTACTAAAAAGCTTTTTGATCTTCTGGCAAAATCACCCAGGTCTCTCCTATTTGTTTTCAGGAGCATTCATAGGCCCTACCTCTCAAGCGCCTAGAATAGACGAAGGGAAACCCGATCAGCTATATGAATTAGAAATTGCGCTCAACCAAATCGAAGAGGGTGAAGAAGTTCCGTTTTGGTTGGTCGATCGGCTATTAAGAAATATACTGGTAGATATCACGGGCAATACGCATCGAGCGGAGTTTTGTATCGACAAGTTGTATTCACCAGATAGCTCAACAGGTCGTTTAGGAATACTAGAACTGCGCGCCTTTGAGATGCCACCAGATGAGCGCATGTGCGTGGTGCAGCTGCTACTTGTGCGTACCTTGTTTGCTTGGTTTTGGGAAAAACCATACAAGCAAAAGCTAATTCGTTGGGGCACTGAGTTGCATGATAAGTTTATGCTACATCACTATGTAAAAGAAGATATGTTGGACATTTGCGAACAGCTCAATAGTGATGGATTCTCTTTCAATCCAGATTGGCTAGAGCCATTTTTCGAGTTTCGTTTTCCACTGGTAGGTAGAATTCAAAAAAAAGGCATTAACCTATCTCTAAGAACTGGCATAGAACCTTGGCAAGTATTGGGTGAAGAAATGTCTAGCACAGGTACCGCTCGTTTTGTTGACTCATCGGTAGAGCGAATTGAACTCAAGGTAAGTGGACTCAACGAAGAACGGTATGCTATACTTTGTAATGCGCAAAGAGTGCCAGTAAGAAGTACAGAGCGAAACGAAGAATTTGTGGCTGGTATCCGATACAAGGCTTGGGCGCCACCGTCAGCCCTGCATCCTACCATACCAGTCGACGTACCTTTGGTATTCGATATTTATGATTTGTGGAATAAGAAATCTATTGGAGGATGTACTTACTATGTATCTCACCCAGGTGGAAGAAACTACGATACTTATCCTGTCAATGCCTATGAGGCGGAGTCTAGGCGAGAAAGTCGCTTCTTCAATTTTGGGCATTCACAAGGTGATGCTAAAAATAAAATAGAGACCAAAACACAGTTGTCAAATGTAGGCTATAGATACGTTGATGAACAATATTCTACGAATATTGAAAATGTGCCTATGGTAAAGCCAGAAACAGATAAAGAGTTTCCATATACGTTCGATTTAAGAAGAAGTAGAAAATCATCATAA
- a CDS encoding transglutaminase family protein yields MWLRTSCELSFYIAVPTPFILMLRPRSNAQQWVAKEEYKISPHVLVYEHTDGYSNLYQRLIAPEGAFSIRTSADVKVVDQLDQTPGAPFVEVQNLPDQVLSYLLPSRYCESDRFNEMAIEITNGKAPGYDQVASIEKWLCKRILYTPGESNFAISAVEVNQRQSGVCRDLAHLGIALCRSLSIPARLVVGYLYDLKPMDLHAWFEAYVGDRWYTFDAVHQGARAGYVAVGYGRDAADVAVFNQFGPSVFPTVQTVRVEKIDEFI; encoded by the coding sequence ATGTGGTTAAGAACCAGTTGTGAATTGTCGTTTTATATTGCTGTACCTACGCCGTTCATTCTTATGCTACGCCCGCGTAGCAATGCACAACAATGGGTAGCCAAAGAAGAGTATAAAATCTCCCCTCATGTACTCGTATATGAGCACACAGATGGATATAGCAATCTATACCAACGACTGATCGCACCAGAAGGAGCGTTTTCAATACGAACTTCTGCTGATGTCAAAGTAGTCGATCAATTAGATCAAACTCCTGGTGCTCCATTCGTAGAGGTTCAAAACTTACCTGATCAGGTACTGAGTTATTTGCTCCCAAGCAGATATTGTGAATCAGACCGATTCAATGAGATGGCCATCGAAATTACGAATGGTAAAGCACCTGGCTATGATCAGGTAGCAAGCATTGAAAAATGGCTATGCAAGCGGATTTTATACACGCCAGGAGAAAGCAATTTTGCTATCTCTGCTGTAGAAGTAAACCAGAGACAATCGGGTGTCTGTCGGGATTTGGCACATTTGGGAATCGCCTTGTGTCGCAGTTTGAGTATCCCAGCTAGGTTGGTGGTTGGCTATTTGTATGATTTGAAACCCATGGATTTGCATGCTTGGTTTGAAGCTTATGTTGGGGATCGCTGGTACACATTTGATGCCGTACACCAAGGGGCACGTGCTGGATATGTGGCAGTTGGGTATGGACGTGATGCCGCAGATGTTGCAGTCTTCAATCAATTTGGTCCATCGGTATTTCCAACAGTGCAAACCGTACGAGTAGAGAAAATAGATGAGTTTATTTGA
- a CDS encoding sodium:solute symporter family protein, whose protein sequence is MNHQSFIISPQTGWILLGTLGVLWIVLGIYWGRKAKNMDGFMVAGRNVGLAFGAATAMATWVTSNTTMLAPQFALQLGIWGMIAYSTASFGLFLFAPLAKRIRALMPSGYTSGDFIRLRYGKPTWVLFLIISIFYGFTWLVSMGMAGGILMNAIAGIPYELGMTVILLVCVVYTLFGGMYAVIGTDFIQSLIILIGIVIVGIGVLTQIDFSDLYINVSTEKPMLLNALMPAAIMSIFNNMLFGLGEVFHSNVWWSRAFAMRKDIGKKAYLLSGLFWFPVPIAAGFIALTSGSLGINITSPDMVGPLVSASVLGQTGAIIVFAVFFCSLASSIDSLLAATSDLITEDIYRKMINPLADQKQLRKVSAGIIIGLGLLAWAFCMPRIGTLATVLFFAGPMVGSTIWPIVTGLFWKKANAKGAIWGMLLGSSIGLIAYFQLGWYTASLIGAAVSMLTVLALTYLYPSDFEWHLLDEKTKP, encoded by the coding sequence ATGAATCATCAATCTTTCATTATATCACCACAGACTGGTTGGATACTGCTAGGTACGCTTGGTGTCCTCTGGATCGTCTTAGGTATCTACTGGGGCAGAAAAGCCAAAAACATGGATGGGTTTATGGTAGCAGGCCGAAATGTAGGCTTGGCCTTTGGGGCAGCTACAGCCATGGCCACTTGGGTCACATCCAATACCACCATGTTGGCTCCGCAATTTGCTTTGCAGCTCGGCATATGGGGGATGATTGCTTATTCTACCGCTTCATTTGGATTATTTCTATTTGCACCATTGGCTAAACGAATTAGAGCTTTGATGCCCTCTGGCTATACTAGCGGTGATTTTATTCGCTTGCGATATGGCAAACCTACTTGGGTGCTATTCCTGATTATCAGTATTTTTTATGGCTTTACATGGCTCGTGAGTATGGGAATGGCAGGAGGTATCTTGATGAATGCTATTGCAGGTATCCCGTATGAATTGGGAATGACCGTTATCTTATTGGTCTGCGTGGTATATACCTTGTTTGGTGGTATGTATGCCGTCATCGGCACCGACTTTATCCAATCATTGATCATTCTTATCGGCATTGTGATCGTGGGTATAGGGGTGCTGACGCAGATCGACTTTAGCGACTTATATATTAATGTTTCAACGGAAAAACCCATGCTACTCAACGCCCTCATGCCAGCAGCGATCATGTCTATATTCAACAATATGCTTTTTGGGCTAGGCGAAGTTTTTCATAGCAATGTATGGTGGAGTAGGGCCTTTGCCATGAGAAAAGATATTGGCAAAAAAGCCTATCTGCTATCGGGCTTGTTCTGGTTTCCAGTTCCTATTGCAGCAGGATTTATTGCGCTTACTAGCGGCTCGTTGGGCATCAATATCACCAGTCCAGACATGGTAGGTCCACTGGTCTCAGCCAGTGTACTCGGACAGACAGGAGCCATCATCGTCTTTGCTGTTTTCTTTTGTTCGCTGGCCTCTAGTATCGATAGTTTGTTGGCAGCCACATCCGACCTGATTACCGAGGATATTTATCGTAAAATGATAAACCCCTTGGCAGATCAAAAACAATTAAGAAAAGTCTCGGCGGGTATCATAATCGGATTAGGGCTTCTGGCTTGGGCATTTTGTATGCCACGCATTGGCACACTGGCCACCGTTCTATTTTTTGCAGGACCTATGGTGGGCAGTACCATTTGGCCGATCGTCACAGGGCTATTCTGGAAAAAAGCCAATGCCAAAGGAGCCATCTGGGGCATGCTACTCGGTAGTAGTATTGGCCTGATTGCCTATTTCCAATTGGGCTGGTACACGGCGTCCTTAATCGGAGCAGCCGTATCTATGCTTACTGTTTTGGCTCTGACGTATTTGTACCCGTCAGATTTCGAATGGCATTTACTCGACGAAAAAACTAAACCCTAA
- a CDS encoding MarR family winged helix-turn-helix transcriptional regulator, with protein sequence MDSLEILVSIRKIVRSLNLESKSIQKDFGLSITQLLCLGHLEKSPNYQSNHRELMNLLSLNSSTVTGIINRLEKRGYVIRMPKQGDKRMTYITLTASGIKLLEETPNVLHERLAKKLDLLSNDERGMVRNSLEIITSAMQIHQLDASPLLTPEDPID encoded by the coding sequence ATGGACTCTTTAGAGATATTAGTAAGCATACGCAAAATTGTTCGTTCGTTAAATTTAGAATCCAAAAGTATTCAAAAGGATTTCGGACTGAGTATTACGCAATTACTCTGCTTGGGACATTTAGAAAAAAGCCCTAACTACCAGTCTAACCATCGAGAGCTTATGAATCTTCTAAGCCTTAACTCTAGTACAGTTACTGGTATAATAAATAGACTAGAGAAAAGAGGCTATGTGATCCGCATGCCTAAGCAAGGAGACAAGCGGATGACCTACATTACACTCACTGCTTCAGGTATCAAACTACTCGAAGAAACCCCAAATGTTCTACATGAACGATTAGCCAAAAAACTAGACCTGCTGTCTAATGACGAACGAGGGATGGTTAGAAATTCGCTAGAAATTATTACTTCAGCGATGCAGATTCATCAACTAGATGCTTCTCCATTACTCACGCCAGAAGATCCTATCGATTAA
- a CDS encoding circularly permuted type 2 ATP-grasp protein, giving the protein MGIFDLYKVPENCLDEVFENKDNNVKDPYEKITAVFDSLTIDQFENLNELIKLSFFNQGITYQVYSEKNTKEHIFPFDPFPRIIKKGEWSSIEQGAIQRSKALNLFLKDIYTEQKILKDKIIPKEMILSSPHYCKEMLGFVPKGGAYCHINGTDLIKHNDGNNYVLEDNLRSPSGVSYVLGNRDALKKTMSDIFQRYPIVPVWDYPIALLDMLKSVAPQDFEDTICVVLTPGMYNSAFYEHMFLAQQMGIELVEGRDLFVEDNYVFMKTTKGPVKVDVVYRRIDDEYLDPEVFNKESVLGVKGIMRAYIAGNVSIVNAPGTGVADDKAIYHYVPDIIKYYLGEAPILNNVHTYICENPTDLKYVLENLDKLVIKPVDQSGGYGICVGNTMSQAELADLANKIKNAPRQFIAQPIMNLSMHATYIESDKAFGPRHIDLRTYTLIGDDYEYVLKGGLSRVALKKGSLIVNSSQGGGSKDTWVIE; this is encoded by the coding sequence ATGGGTATTTTTGATTTATATAAAGTTCCAGAAAATTGTCTGGATGAAGTATTCGAGAATAAGGATAATAACGTAAAAGATCCGTATGAAAAAATAACGGCTGTTTTTGATTCTTTAACTATAGACCAATTTGAAAATCTAAATGAATTGATCAAATTGTCATTTTTCAATCAGGGGATTACCTATCAAGTTTATTCTGAAAAAAATACGAAAGAACATATCTTTCCATTCGATCCTTTTCCAAGGATTATTAAAAAAGGCGAATGGTCTTCCATCGAGCAAGGTGCTATTCAGCGTTCAAAAGCTTTAAATTTATTCTTGAAGGATATTTATACAGAGCAAAAGATTCTGAAGGATAAAATCATTCCGAAAGAAATGATTCTAAGCTCGCCGCATTATTGCAAAGAAATGCTTGGGTTTGTCCCAAAAGGGGGAGCTTATTGCCATATTAATGGCACAGATCTAATCAAACATAACGATGGCAACAACTATGTCCTTGAAGACAATCTGCGTTCTCCTTCTGGTGTGAGTTATGTTTTGGGCAATCGAGATGCGTTGAAGAAAACGATGAGTGATATTTTTCAGCGATATCCTATTGTACCTGTTTGGGATTATCCTATTGCTCTTCTGGACATGCTAAAATCCGTTGCCCCCCAGGATTTTGAAGATACCATCTGTGTGGTTTTGACTCCTGGCATGTATAATTCTGCTTTCTATGAACACATGTTTTTGGCGCAGCAAATGGGAATAGAATTAGTAGAGGGTAGAGACTTATTTGTAGAAGACAATTATGTTTTTATGAAAACCACCAAAGGGCCAGTGAAGGTAGATGTAGTATACCGTCGTATCGATGATGAATATTTGGATCCTGAAGTCTTCAACAAAGAAAGTGTACTCGGAGTAAAAGGCATTATGCGTGCATATATCGCTGGCAATGTTTCTATTGTAAATGCTCCCGGAACAGGTGTGGCAGATGACAAAGCTATTTATCATTATGTACCTGATATTATCAAATACTATTTGGGAGAAGCACCCATATTGAACAATGTGCATACTTACATCTGTGAAAATCCAACAGATCTAAAATATGTATTAGAAAATTTAGACAAGCTGGTGATAAAGCCAGTCGATCAAAGTGGTGGGTACGGCATTTGTGTTGGCAATACCATGAGCCAGGCCGAACTAGCAGATTTGGCAAATAAAATAAAAAATGCACCAAGACAATTCATTGCCCAACCGATCATGAACCTATCGATGCACGCCACTTACATAGAAAGCGATAAAGCATTTGGACCCAGACATATTGACCTGAGAACTTACACACTGATAGGAGATGACTATGAGTATGTATTGAAGGGAGGACTATCTAGAGTAGCTTTAAAAAAAGGAAGTTTAATTGTTAATTCATCACAAGGAGGAGGATCGAAAGACACATGGGTTATAGAATAA
- a CDS encoding alpha-E domain-containing protein encodes MGYRIKTILARHASSFYWLGRYQERAEFLARYLQVKYFSTMDSNMIEYRDLTMRSISYMATGIPPQEEGLKETDIIWNVAINPQSTTSILYYLKEVRENTKGVRNLISNELWESVNKNFHFANNFNSDYLKSRGLYEFTHGVQENSDSFHAKLDSTLLHDNVWAFVKMGIYLERIYQTTRGLMNTFIDIRALRGEHENLTVENHQWLMMLNAMEATDMTRKLFKTSVQQSNSCQFLIFNLEFPRSIAHGFSKINELLCKINDTQDFNHLAKDSLQFKSAKIASQMRYSDYCEIENGVEKYLEYIMSQVFIFNDLIHKEFFDYKK; translated from the coding sequence ATGGGTTATAGAATAAAAACCATATTAGCACGGCATGCTAGTTCATTTTATTGGCTAGGTAGGTATCAGGAAAGAGCAGAATTTTTGGCCCGTTATTTACAGGTCAAATATTTTTCCACGATGGATTCGAATATGATAGAGTATAGAGATCTCACCATGCGATCTATATCCTACATGGCAACGGGAATACCACCCCAAGAAGAAGGGTTAAAAGAAACCGATATTATATGGAATGTAGCGATCAACCCGCAGTCGACCACTTCTATTTTGTACTATCTAAAAGAAGTAAGAGAAAATACAAAAGGCGTTCGCAATTTAATCTCTAACGAACTCTGGGAGAGTGTCAATAAAAATTTTCATTTTGCTAATAATTTCAATTCGGATTATCTCAAGTCCAGAGGGCTGTATGAATTCACACATGGGGTTCAAGAAAATTCGGACTCATTTCATGCCAAATTAGATAGCACTTTACTGCATGATAATGTCTGGGCTTTTGTTAAAATGGGTATTTATTTAGAGCGCATTTATCAGACTACTAGAGGCTTGATGAATACATTTATTGACATACGAGCACTTCGTGGAGAGCATGAAAATCTAACTGTCGAAAATCATCAATGGCTCATGATGCTCAATGCCATGGAAGCGACAGACATGACCAGAAAATTATTCAAGACTAGTGTGCAACAAAGCAACAGCTGTCAGTTTCTCATATTCAATCTGGAATTTCCTAGATCCATAGCCCACGGCTTTAGCAAGATCAATGAGCTGCTATGTAAAATTAATGATACGCAGGATTTCAACCATTTGGCTAAGGACTCTTTGCAATTCAAGAGTGCTAAAATAGCGTCACAAATGCGTTATTCGGACTATTGTGAAATTGAAAATGGAGTAGAGAAATATTTGGAGTACATTATGTCTCAGGTTTTCATTTTCAATGATCTCATTCACAAAGAATTTTTTGACTACAAAAAGTAA
- a CDS encoding peptidase yields MTYCLGIKVKSGLVALADTCITSGTRTTTSRKITTHQIGKNSLFIMTSGLRSVRDKAVTYFEEAISQETFQYDKMYKAVNAFGAQLRRVADEDKSALAQSGLFFNLHSIVGGQLEGDSTHKLFLLYPEGNWIEIGEATPFTIIGNTGYGQPILNRAITYQSDLKFALKTGFLSFDSTRVSANDVEYPIDVVIYKEGSYKMVEQRFTHEELKDLAVTWAQKLRENVENLNDDWMDKLDI; encoded by the coding sequence ATGACATATTGTTTAGGGATTAAGGTTAAAAGTGGCTTAGTAGCCTTAGCCGATACTTGTATCACGTCTGGTACTCGTACGACCACCTCCAGAAAAATAACCACACACCAAATAGGCAAAAATAGTCTATTTATCATGACCTCAGGCCTTAGGTCGGTACGTGATAAGGCCGTCACATATTTTGAGGAAGCCATCAGCCAAGAGACTTTTCAGTATGATAAAATGTACAAAGCAGTAAATGCATTTGGGGCGCAACTCCGTCGTGTAGCGGACGAAGACAAAAGTGCACTGGCACAATCTGGACTGTTTTTCAACTTACACAGCATAGTGGGAGGACAGCTCGAAGGGGATAGCACACACAAATTATTCTTGTTGTACCCAGAGGGCAATTGGATCGAGATAGGTGAGGCCACCCCCTTTACTATCATTGGTAATACGGGGTATGGGCAGCCCATTCTCAATCGTGCAATTACCTATCAATCTGATCTGAAATTTGCTCTTAAAACGGGTTTTCTATCTTTTGATTCTACCCGCGTCAGTGCCAATGACGTAGAGTACCCGATTGATGTGGTGATCTACAAAGAAGGCTCTTACAAAATGGTAGAACAGCGGTTTACTCATGAAGAACTCAAAGATCTAGCCGTGACTTGGGCGCAAAAATTGAGAGAAAATGTGGAGAATCTGAATGACGACTGGATGGATAAGTTGGATATCTAA
- a CDS encoding cold-shock protein: MGRKNFNAFIKRQKAEIKRKKKLEKQLRKEDKKNEETSGDLQDMIAYVDEFGNILEEPPEDQEAILTPNSPSDKEEK; encoded by the coding sequence ATGGGGAGAAAAAATTTCAACGCATTTATCAAAAGACAAAAAGCTGAGATCAAGAGAAAGAAAAAGCTAGAAAAGCAACTCAGAAAAGAAGACAAAAAAAATGAAGAGACCAGTGGGGATCTTCAAGACATGATTGCCTACGTAGATGAATTTGGCAACATCCTAGAAGAGCCTCCAGAAGACCAAGAGGCAATCTTGACACCCAATAGTCCAAGCGACAAAGAAGAAAAGTAA
- a CDS encoding fibronectin type III domain-containing protein translates to MTTFLLFSFLQLAQPSAIQFTNQDLQLESNSGYIQLDWTAVEGSQYILQRSMQPDFTNSHTIYQGPDHASFVSGLDNGTYYYRVGDDEGHWSDTLTLKVEHQSMPLALTLFGLGFVVFAFTVFVVIKGVYTTSQS, encoded by the coding sequence ATGACTACATTCTTGTTATTTTCCTTTTTACAGTTGGCTCAGCCTTCAGCCATACAGTTTACGAATCAAGACCTGCAATTGGAATCCAATAGTGGCTATATCCAATTGGACTGGACCGCAGTAGAAGGAAGTCAATATATCCTGCAAAGATCCATGCAGCCTGATTTTACAAACAGCCACACGATATATCAAGGGCCCGACCACGCCAGTTTTGTGTCTGGATTAGACAATGGCACCTATTATTATAGAGTAGGAGATGATGAAGGCCATTGGTCGGATACACTCACGCTCAAAGTAGAGCATCAATCCATGCCCTTGGCGCTGACCTTATTTGGGTTAGGCTTTGTGGTGTTTGCCTTTACCGTTTTTGTAGTCATCAAAGGTGTATACACCACCTCCCAGTCATGA